From Zea mays cultivar B73 chromosome 3, Zm-B73-REFERENCE-NAM-5.0, whole genome shotgun sequence:
GTGCCTCGTTTGGCAGGGTGGGTTGCTCGACGCGAAACAGCCGCAAAGCAACGACGCCGACTATGTTTCCGACGTAGAAACTCTTCATCTTCGTCTCGCTGCAACAGAGTTTCAGACATCAGGACGCAGGAAAAGAGGAGTGACCATCGGTGCCGTCACCGGTGCGTGCGCTGCTGCCTTGGTTTTGCTGGCGCTGGCAGTAGCAGTGATCATCCGTAGGAGGAAGAAAACCAAGAACGGTCGAGGGGCTGCTGCCGGTGGTGGGCTCACGGCCTTTTCATACCGAGAGCTGCGTTCCGCGACCAAGAATTTCTCTGAAAAGCTCGGGCAAGGTGGCTTCGGCTCCGTCTTCAAGGGGCAGCTGCGTGACTCCACGGGCGTTGCGGTGAAGAGGCTCGACGGCAGCTTCCAGGGAGAGAAACAGTTCAGAGCTGAAGTGAGCTCCATCGGCGTCATCCAGCACGTCAACCTGGTGAGGCTGGTCGGCTTCTGCTGCGAGGGCGAGAGACGGTTCCTCGTCTACGAGCACATGCCGAACCGGTCCCTCGACATCCACCTGTTCCAGAGCGGCGGCGGCGTGTTCCTGGACTGGAGCACCCGGTACCAGATCGCCGTCGGCGTCGCCAGGGGCCTCTCCTACCTCCACGACGGCTGCCGGGACCGCATCATCCACTGCGACGTCAAGCCAGAGAACATCCTGCTGGGCGCGTCGCTGCTCCCCAAGATCGCCGACTTCGGGATGGCCAAGTTCGTCGGGAGGGACTTCAGCCGGGTGCTCACCACGATGAGGGGCACCAAGGGCTACCTCGCGCCGGAGTGGATCGGCGGGACGGCCATCACGCCCAAGGTCGACGTGTACAGCTACGGCATGGTGCTGCTGGAGCTCGTGTCGGGGAGGAGGAACGCCGGCGAGCAGTACTGCACGGCCAGTGGCTCTGGTGACGACGACGCCGCGCGGGAGGAGCTCGCGTTCTTCCCCATGGAAGCTGCGAGGGAGCTCGTCAAGGGGCCTGGCGTAGTCAGCGTCAGCAGTCTGCTGGATGGCAAGCTCTGCGGCGACGCCGATCTCGTGGAGGTGGAGAGAGCCTGCAAGGTGGCATGCTGGTGCATCCAGGACGACGAGGCCGACCGGCCGACCATGGGGGAGGTGGTTCAGATACTGGAGGGCGTCTTGGACTGCGACATGCCACCCCTGCCGAGGTTGCTGGAGACCATATTTGGGAGACCACACTCGTCAACAGAACAACAGACAACTACGGTTTCAGGCACGTCAACGTCACAACCCTTTACTAGTGGGAGTGGATCACACAATTAATTTGTCCGTGTATAATAATTTTTTAATCGAATATCAATATAACTGTTGTATATTTGGTCTTAGAAAGAATAAAAAAGAACAGTTGTATAGTTCTGTACGAAATTGGAGTTCTGCGGCTAAAATCTATTAGCAATGCACGTAATTTTGAATCCTGGTTAATTTTCTTTTTATAGAGATAGTGTTAAACTCGGTTAAAAAGTTATCATTCGGAGCATGTCTTTGctgttctttttcttttcttcgctTTCTTTTTATGATCGAGATCTATATAAATAGATGTCTAATACAAGAAAAAACAGTGGGGTTTGCACAACACCAAAAAATCCAGAGTATTCATTGTGTTTTTAAGAGTTCATTATGATTAGTTTATTCTTATCGGAGCTTCGATCGTCACCGAAGAAAAGTTTCGATTCACAACTGGTATAGAATCCATGACATATAGGGATGGATGGCAAGCGCGACACTAAGTGCAGTGTCGTGATTTATCGCATTGTCATGGAGACATATGCCTCGGGATTTAGTTTCCCATACTCACACGCGCTATTTTCTAATTATCTGATTAATTGTGATTAATCGAGTGATCTTAAATGCACAGCCTAGAGGTAACGATGTGATCAGTGTGATAGAACCTGTAGGGTGAAAACAGAAACGGTAATTTTTAGATACCGGAAATCATTTTCGAAGTTTTGCCGAAATTTAGATGTAAATGGAAATATTTACTGAAAATACGGAAACGAAATCGGTAGAAAAAATAGGAATCAGAAGCGGAAACGGTTTGGGCTCTTTCGACTGTTTCCGAAAATTACTGTTTTATTCGGTATTTTACCGTTATTAATAAATTCGGTATTTTTCAGAAAAATATTAAATTTGAACTTACctttataaattcataataaaattatcttagcttagaaaaatatgaaactaattttAATATTTTCCTAAAATCAAGATCTATCTAATAATATATAATTTAGAATTGTTTGAAACTTTTATAAATCTTATTTATTTTTCTTACATGTTATTACTCTTAATACATATATTCATAATTTGCACGAGAACTTAAGAATAACCAAGAGAACACTAATTATATTGACTATGCCAAGTAGTAGGAGTATAAATAGAATGTAATTGTCATAGTATTATACACATCTTGATTCTACTTTATTTAAATACATAATAATTATTTTATTATTGTATCTACCTTATATATTTAATGTGACCTTATATCttatatattattactaattttatatatgaatgtatgACTTGCGTGAATTTTTGAAATCAATTGAAGATATATGTTATAATTTTTATCAATCGAATTTTAGATTCTGAGCCTAACAGATGTAATTTTCATACCAAACTTTCGTTTTCGATCTTTCCGAATTACCGATGTTATTTTTGTTTTcagagttaccgttttcgatgaaaaatatgaaaacgaaaATAATTTTAGTGTTTACCTATTGTTTTCTATCATTTTACTCCTAGGAACCTGCTCGTCCAACTAATCGTTTGGGGATTTTGGTCCACTTCAATTTGTACCAATCATTTTTGGCCCACACAAAGCACTTGCGCGTACAGTTTAAAACATTGCACAGCTTACACTTCGCGCCTTTGTGACTTCGATTCATTTTTACAATTCTACTGACGCAGCAGAGTAGCGGATTTATTTCTGTTGGAAGTTGGGGCAGAAAGCGGTAACAAGTAGCACTGTTCAGTTCCAGAAGCATAACCGCATAAACAAACGCTAAAATAATAGTAACAATCGCATTCGTAGTAGGAAGAACAGAACAAGCAGCACGGATGTCAGTATCACGGGGGGCACTGCATCGAAACCAACAGAACATTCCTAGTTTCCTACCCACAACCCCAATATAACACGCAGTAGTTCCTCGCCTACTACAGTAGTTCTTCCCGCTACAGAAATCAGGAAGCGAAGGAATCGCAGTAGAGACCGGGGGTGCTCAGGCCCTCTCGCCCCGGATGCGGCGCGCGAGCTGGATGTCTTTGGGCATGATGGTGACGCGCTTGGCGTGGATGGCGCAGAGGTTGGTGTCCTCGAAGAGGCCCACGAGGTAGGCCTCGGCGGCCTCCTGCAGCGCGGCCACGGCGGAGGACTGGAACCGGAGGTCCGTCTTGAAGTCCTGCGCGATCTCCCGCACCAGCCGCTGGAACGGCAGCTTCCGGATCAGCAGCTCCGTGCTCTTCTGGTACTTGCGGATCTCCCGCAGCGCCACGGTGCCCGGGCGGAAGCGGTGCGGCTTCTTCACGCCCCCCGTGGCCGGCGCCGACTTGCGCGCCGCCTTGGTCGCCAGCTGCTTCCGCGGCGCCTTGCCGCCCGTCgacttgcgcgccgtctgcttcgTGCGGGCCATCGCTGCCGGCGGGGATTAGCTTGGGAGTGAGCGGCGAGGGGGGTTCGGATGGTTTGAGAGATGGGGCGCCTTGCAAGCTGTGTGATGCGGTCTGCCGTCGGAGGGGGCTTTGGGTTTATACTGGTGGCAGAGGGTGTGCTTGCCTGCTTGGGCGGGCACGCTGGGATGGCGAAAATTTTCGGAAGCGCTGGGCGCTGGCGCGGGCGGCGGACAACTATGGGTCGTTGGATTGGGAATTGGGATGGAGGGCGAGGGTGTCGCTGCTGCCTGCTGGCGGGGTCGATCCGCGTGTTGAGTGATCTGCGAGGTGATTGGCTGGGACGGCTTCGATGCGGATCGCCAGCCTCACCTAGTGCCCAATTCCCCGGGCCAGTTCTACGAATGTTGGGCTGTCTGCTGGGCTTCACGCAGCCCATCGTGGAGCGTCATTCGGACCTCAAAATTTCACGGCCGAAATGGTAGCCCGGTTAAGCGCATAAGCACACACAGTAGTCCAGCCCACCGTGGCGTGTGATGCACGCAGTGATTACATTTTTGTTATGTAAATTCCGAAAACCATTTTTTTACGAAAGTTTGATTttatattttaaaattttaaactgAAATACATAAAAACCTGTAGCGGTTTTCGTATCTTGTATATATCGGACCGAAAACGAGAAATATAGCATGAAACATGACTTCTGAATCGAGAAGTTTAACCATTGATGCAGGTCCTCTTTAGTAGGGCTCTTTCAAAGTCTCTTCCAAATTCCAAAGGCTCTTTAAAAAAATCTACCAAATAGTAGGCTTCTCAGTTAGCTTCTCCGTAAAAATAAAGGAGCTACTCCCATAAACCGAGCGAAGTCGAGAACCCAAAAAAGATGCTTCTCCTTCTCTCTTTTGTCCTCTCTCCTTCAAAAGGAGGAGCTGCATTTTCTAACCAAATGAGGTGCTCCTCTGAGGGCTCTTCCTAAAAATAAGGAGGGAACATTTTTTTCATAGAagcagagagagaggtggaattgTTGATGCAAGAGCCTCTGTAATAGTTTGATGGCCAAATATGCAAGCACAATGCACCGATACCATGTCTAAGACGCAAGTCCAGCACGGACACAATCGGCCCGATTGGTTTGCCTGCAGCCTTGGCGTCTGGCTCACGCAATCCTGCATCGATTGATACAGATGTTTCTTACTTCCCCGCGCATACAGGCTAATGAGCGTATAAAGGTCTAGCCTACACCTGCGCGACAAGCTCAGACGCTACCATGCAGCCAACCAATCACACGCCCAGCTACGGTCAACGCATGCACGGGACCTGCACGCAGGAGCTCGTCCAACCAATCATGCAGAATATGATGGTGCAGTGTGGCCTAGTCAATTTCTACCTCTAGATAAATACATGATGAATTAGAATTGTTTGATGCACAATACAAGCATATAAGAAAACATCTCCCTCCCAAACCCTAACTTCACATTCTCTCCTCTCTTTCACGACAATGTGCAACAATGTATGTGCATCCACGTGTGACATAGGCGTAGGCATGTGGCATAGGCGTGTGGCAGCCAACAGGGAGCACAACCCTCCACAACGATGGTGGCGCACAGTCGAAGGCGAGTCTACACAGATGTGACACATCCACAACTTGGAGAGCCTTACTAAAGAGGCTGCAATAGTGCGATGGCCAAATAGGTTActcatgaaagtcgcctagagggggggtgaataggcggaacctgaaaattaaaactttatcccccaactagatcccttgattagtggttagaacaagatatacaaatataggagtatataaactaagttcttgcttggaaagagtattgctaaataatgcgggagtgataaatcaatacaactaataagttatagaataacaaagcaagaagcctttagatgagaagagcactaggacaagttctttcttgcaacgtgttgcttcactaaatgggaatttaacttgaagcaacaccaaatgatattagcaaataatggtgcaagaaaacttagagcaagggaaaacaaacaaatcacaagtaataAACACaaaggacacgggtgatttgttttaccgaggttcggccctcgaaggcctagtccccgttgaggagtccacttaaggacgggtctttttcaaccctttctctctctcccccgatcacacaaggatcggcgagctcttcttcttctcaaggatcactctcgatcccacaaggaccaccacactctttggtgtctcttgctagcttttacaagcctccaaaactttggaggaagttcgatgggagtcaatactccacgcacaaatgaacacaaagatgtagcacacactatctcttaatgaatctcacaaggcgctagggctaaactcaattgagtggctctcaattgcttgctctctctcttttgtggcacttgtgttggttgcagtggactaaatcttgtgtataggatggatcaatgaatatatgtagttgggagggcttgagtatgtcaactagatgacttggaatgttgcttgggctcccatacattgaagtggccggttggggtggtatttatagccaccttccaattttgtagccgttggagaagctgctggcgatgggcgcaccggacagtccggtgcacaccggacatgtccggtgcgccagccacgtcatcctatccgttgagattggagctggtcgaccgttgaaggctttgtcctcatgtggcaccggacagtccggtgcagcaccggacagtccggtgcccctctgacttctgctctgacactctgaattcaactgtacactttgcagagtcgaccgttgcgcgcagatgaccgttgctccgctggcacaccggacagtccggtgtacaccggacagtccggtgaattttagcggagcgacctcccattttcccgaagctggccagttcagagccgcttcactctggagcaccggacactgtccggtggtgcaccggacagtccggtgaattatagtgggctgcgcctgagaaacccgaaggtgaagagtttgaagacaatcctccctggtgcaccggacactgtccggtggcacaccggacactgtccggtggcacaccggacagtccggtgcgccataccagggagcacttcggtttctctttgctcctttcttttgaaccctgtcttgttctttttattggttttgagttgaatctttggcacctgtagaacatgtaatctagagcaaactaattagtccaattgtttgtgttggacattcaaccaccaaaatcatttaggaagaggtttaaagcctatttccctttcaatctccccctttttggtgattgatgccaacacaaaccaaagcaaatatataagagaataattgaactagtttgcataagataggtgcaaagattgcttggaattaaaccaatattcatttcataagatatgcatggatgcttttctttatttttaacattttggaccatgcttgcacctcaagttttgtttttgcaaatgttttggaaattctttttcaaggtcttttgtaaatagtcaaaggtaaatgaatcataagatttgaaaatttctccccctgtttcaaatgcttttcctttgactaaacaaaactccccctagattaaatcctcttagtgttcaagagggttttaagatactactttctcccccttttgaacacaataagataccaatttgaaatttgaaactcattttaaaattaggtggtggtgcggtccttttgctttgggctaacattctctccccctttggcatgaatcgccaaaaacggatacatatgagtgaaatataagcccctcTGACTATAAgttgtctccccctttggcaaataatatatgagtgaaatattataccaatgtggagagctagtgtggagtgatggtGAAGGATAAATAGtaccgatagagttgagtggaggccttgtcttcgccgaagactccatttccctttcaatctacgacttagtatagaaattgtcggggaccataattaggggtaccctcaagacgcctaattctcagctggtaacccccatcagcataaagctgcaaaggcctgatgggtacgattaagtcagggatcagtccacacgagtgactcggtcACGCTTcactcgagcctagcctcggccaagggcagccgacctcgagagacttctgtctcgcccgaggcccccctttttacggcggacacatcaccggctcgcccgaggccttggcttcgctcagaagcgaccctgactaaatcgccacaccgactaaccgcgtcaaaaagaggagcatttaacgcaaagagtgagtcagacagacagtcaggccttgccaaaggcgccacggcgaactccgctccgcccgaccccagggctcggactcgggctaagacccggaagacggcgaactccgctccgcccgaccccagggctcggactcgggctaagacccggaagacggcgaactccgctccgcccgaccccagggctcggactcgggctaagacccggaagacggcgaactccgctccgcccgaccccagggctcggactcgggctaagacccggaagacgacgaaactccgcctcgcccgaccccagggctcggactccgccctggcctcggcaaaacgacctccgcctcgccgaccccatggctcggactcggcctcggcaacagaagacagactcaacctcggcttcggaggagcccccacgtcaccccgcctagggcacagacccgccacgtcaacaggaagcgtcatcatcgtcctaacccgaatcgactcgggtcacggagaacaagaccggcgtcccatccggccagctccgccggatgggcaatgatggcgctccacaagctctgtgacgacggcggcccccagctctcttacggaagcagggcgacgtcagcaaggactcgaccgctccaacagttgtccctccaccaggctccgtcgcacctccgacagccacgacatcacgccagcaaggtgccaagacctctccggctgccacattggcatgtacctagggcgctagctctctctccgctagacacgtagcactctgctacaccccccattgtacacctggatcctctccttacgactataaaaggaaggaccagggccttcttagagaaggttggccgcgcgggaccgaggacgggacaggcgctctcttggggccgctcgcttccctcacccgcgtggacgcttgtaacccccctactgcaagcgcacccgacctgggcgcgggacgaacacgaaggccgcgggacttccacctctctcacgctcgactccggccacctcgcctctccccccttcgcgctcgcccacgcgctcgacccatctgggctggggcacgcagcacactcactcgtcggctttgggacccccctgtctcgaaacgccgacagttggcgcgccaggtaggggcctgctgcgtgctgacgaacagctcctcgtcaagctccagatgggcaatctccagcaacctctccggcccggggcggtgcttcgtttcgggactcttgagttcatgtccttcgacggcagctacgacatgatacttcttccaccgccgcgcgacaacgacaatggcggccgacaacccgctcgccggcggcggaatcgacgacaccttccccgcgtggtggaagaacaacattcgagctcgctccgttctctcccccgccaacggaggaggaggcggggccatcaaggccaagcgggaggccgcgcttcgttggccatcgagcgaatcgacgcccccgacgccccgacggaaggcacgccggacgtcgacctcgcattcaagacgaaggcaagcgccgtccccccgcgacacgctgaccccgagcaagaagacgacgccggcgcgctcgcggaaagcctgcaggacgtcgccctcgtacctgagatgacggtgcaaccagtccccgatgcgactacgtcgctcctcgtcgaccaaaaggtaccgactaactcccatcttacgtcatttcgactcggcctcaacccgccaaacgacctcgctttggcgggcgctctcattgaggcgagtgcaaccccactggggtttcgtatacggtcgccttgggaccggctgacggacgtctcgacctacgggccctctgggtccgaggaagatgacgaccccagcgtctgttgggatttctccggacttggcaaccccagtgccatgcgggacttcatgaccgcatgcgactact
This genomic window contains:
- the LOC103651777 gene encoding G-type lectin S-receptor-like serine/threonine-protein kinase At2g19130; this encodes MSVALPIAVVGLLALVGACRSAATDTLSPRQVLAGNDTLVSNNSKFTLGFFKAPDGAAGSADKWYLGIWFTAVPGRTTVWVANGANPIIEPDTGSPELAVTGDGDLAVVNNATKLVTWSARPAHDANTTTAAAVAVLLNSGNLVLLDASNSSSTAAAAPRRTLWQSFDHPTDTLLPSAKLGLNRATGASSRLVSRLSSATPSPGPYCFEVDPVAPQLVLRLCDSSPVTTYWATGAWNGRYFSNIPEMAGDVPNFHLAFVDDASEEYLQFNVTTEATVTRNFVDVTGQNKHQVWLGASKGWLTLYAGPKAQCDVYAACGPFTVCSYTAVQLCSCMKGFSVRSPMDWEQGDRTGGCVRDAPLDCSTGNNSNASAPSSTSDGFFSMPSIGLPDNGRTLQNARSSAECSTACLTNCSCTAYSYGGSQGCLVWQGGLLDAKQPQSNDADYVSDVETLHLRLAATEFQTSGRRKRGVTIGAVTGACAAALVLLALAVAVIIRRRKKTKNGRGAAAGGGLTAFSYRELRSATKNFSEKLGQGGFGSVFKGQLRDSTGVAVKRLDGSFQGEKQFRAEVSSIGVIQHVNLVRLVGFCCEGERRFLVYEHMPNRSLDIHLFQSGGGVFLDWSTRYQIAVGVARGLSYLHDGCRDRIIHCDVKPENILLGASLLPKIADFGMAKFVGRDFSRVLTTMRGTKGYLAPEWIGGTAITPKVDVYSYGMVLLELVSGRRNAGEQYCTASGSGDDDAAREELAFFPMEAARELVKGPGVVSVSSLLDGKLCGDADLVEVERACKVACWCIQDDEADRPTMGEVVQILEGVLDCDMPPLPRLLETIFGRPHSSTEQQTTTVSGTSTSQPFTSGSGSHN
- the LOC100192589 gene encoding histone H3.2; translated protein: MARTKQTARKSTGGKAPRKQLATKAARKSAPATGGVKKPHRFRPGTVALREIRKYQKSTELLIRKLPFQRLVREIAQDFKTDLRFQSSAVAALQEAAEAYLVGLFEDTNLCAIHAKRVTIMPKDIQLARRIRGERA